Proteins from a single region of Xenopus laevis strain J_2021 chromosome 9_10S, Xenopus_laevis_v10.1, whole genome shotgun sequence:
- the ino80d.S gene encoding INO80 complex subunit D-like isoform X1, whose protein sequence is MYEGKHIHFSEVDNKPLCSYSPKLCKQRRLNGYAFCIRHVLEDKTAPFKQCEYVAKYNSQRCTNPIPKSEDRRYCNSHLQVLGFIPKKERKKKNDTLEDVKAKHQMETMAFSLTVPPLALKMPNGLDGMNLSPPGARLPIHYLETDLEDPFGFEEEEEELKKGASVKKKLQSKLAQNRQRLRETEIVNVHQEHFSPHPAPSPLQSPSLLEQHTLVQPISTLPKPTGLPQNLVCKSPQPLNTSQPVQGASTVTHTVAQTRQQSSKKPFPVLPPITELPRTHSIQLAATALPAYSSYVSRLQRLVKLCTRKQQLDTDLFPHFGLDWSEDSGEEQDSDQSSPYRTAWSYRERFRYDCKKLDIEEAHSRSSRIAQLCTYFQQKYKHLCRLERAESCQKKYRHTFRRALQQAALRKPETTGQLLQELSRTTCIRTRPFQPELRGTEVTLCSATISNGACRNRTLPYTRNCFQHILSNSSQQLFSSCTAKFADGQQCSVPVFDITHQTPLCEEHAKKMDNFLRGDNSRKVQHQQQRKPRKKTKPPALTKKNKKKRRRGPRRPQKPIPPAVPQGNLCMPSSLSLPVEVSSIRSPSTPDLSTEELPDDITNEITDIPHDLELNQEDFSDVLPRLPDDLQDFDFFEGGKNGDLLPTTEEAEELERALQAVTSLECLSSIAVLTQADNSTVQDLSDRGISVFSTGSGGSVIQSLSREDHTDLGDLLNGRIGHDNFSSLELDENLLGSTTLSCPSATLTGRIQGQFSSPANVGLSSATLISQSSLEERTLPCTFHGLHEGNCAPQRTLQAEILSKADDLIISQQQYNSDHSHSSPQGSHYDSEHVPSPYSDQITSPHATSYSADSLSATFSSDVPIITQHLLTTQLDMPLSAVVNRTHWGNLPVNLNDPSGFSAFITSDGHLLSTSLCTPLATSHLETTQPTFSTVTPNSSNMLPGLPQTSFSGLSPPASELMDSASLKHQLPQFIAAFGHQLTSHSGIPKDLQPSHSCVAPPTGFSVTGATATTTTNASSSFAGPN, encoded by the exons GTACTGCAATAGCCATCTACAGGTTCTCGGATTTAttccaaaaaaggaaaggaagaaaaagaacgATACGCTGGAAGATGTAAAGGCCAAGCATCAGATGGAAACTATGGCTTTTAGCCTTACGGTGCCCCCCTTGGCATTAAAGATGCCTAATGGACTTGATGGCATGAATCTCTCTCCCCCAGGGGCCAGACTTCCAATTCACTACTTAGAAACTGACTTGGAAGATCCTTTTGGTtttgaggaagaggaggaagagctAAAGAAAGGGGCATCTGTGAAGAAAAAGCTCCAGAGCAAATTGGCTCAAAACCGCCAGCGCCTAAGAGAGACGGAAATTGTAAATGTTCATCAAGAGCACTTTAGCCCTCATCCTGCACCTTCTCCACTTCAATCTCCAtctttgctggagcagcacacaCTTGTACAGCCAATTTCAACATTGCCGAAACCCACTGGGTTACCACAGAATCTGGTCTGCAAGTCACCTCAACCTCTGAACACCAGCCAACCAGTACAGGGAGCATCGACTGTCACACACACAGTAGCACAAACAAGGCAACAGTCTAGCAAGAAACCTTTTCCTGTCTTACCTCCCATTACAGAATTGCCACGGACTCACAGCATCCAGTTGGCAGCCACAGCCTTACCAGCTTACTCCTCTTATGTGAGCCGACTGCAGAGACTAGTAAAACTGTGCACACGAAAGCAGCAGCTGGATACTGATTTGTTCCCACATTTTG GTCTGGACTGGTCAGAAGACAGTGGAGAAGAGCAGGACAGTGACCAATCATCCCCATACCGCACTGCATGGTCATATAGAGAGCGTTTTCGATATGACTGCAAAAA GCTGGATATTGAAGAAGCGCACAGTAGGAGCTCCAGGATTGCACAACTTTGCACTTACTTTCAGCAAAAATACAAGCACCTCTGCCGTCTGGAGCGAGCAGAATCCTGTCAGAAAAAATACAGACACACATTCCGGAGAGCCTTACAGCAGGCTGCCCTCAGAAAGCCGGAGACCACAGGGCAGCTGCTTCAGGAACTGAGTAGAACCACATGCATAAGGACCAG GCCATTTCAACCGGAGCTGAGAGGGACAGAAGTAACACTCTGCAGTGCAACTATAAGCAACGGGGCATGTAGGAACAGAACCCTCCCTTATACGCGCAACTGCTTTCAAC ATATCTTGTCCAACAGCTCCCAGCAGCTTTTCTCTAGTTGCACAGCAAAGTTTGCAGATGGCCAGCAATGTTCTGTGCCTGTTTTTGATATTACACATCAGACTCCTTTGTGTGAAGAACATGCCAAGAAAATG GATAACTTCTTGCGAGGGGACAATTCGCGTAAGGTTCAGCACCAGCAACAAAGGAAACCCAGGAAAAAGACCAAACCCCCTGCACTtaccaaaaaaaacaagaagaaaaggaGGCGAGGTCCACGACGGCCTCAGAAACCTATTCCACCTGCTGTGCCCCAGGGCAATCTATGTATGCCCAGCAGCCTTTCACTGCCAGTGGAAGTCTCCAGTATAAG GAGTCCTTCCACACCAGACCTGAGCACAGAAGAGCtgcctgatgacatcactaatgaGATTACTGACATTCCCCATGACTTAGAACTCAATCAGGAGGACTTCTCAGATGTTCTGCCACGTCTGCCTGATGATTTACAAGATTTTGACTTCTTCGAAGGTG GTAAGAATGGCGATCTTCTTCCTACTACAGAAGAAGCTGAAGAGTTGGAGAGGGCCCTGCAAGCAGTTACATCTCTGGAATGCTTAAGCTCAATAGCAGTACTAACTCAAGCTGACAATTCAACTGTCCAAGACCTGTCAGATCGTGGGATATCGGTGTTCTCAACAGGTTCTGGTGGTTCAGTAATACAATCCTTGAGTCGAGAAGATCACACAGACCTTGGGGATCTACTCAATGGGCGTATAGGTCATGATAACTTCAGCAGTCTCGAACTGGACGAGAACCTACTTGGTTCCACTACCTTATCCTGCCCATCGGCAACCCTGACTGGACGTATTCAGGGGCAGTTCTCATCACCTGCCAATGTTGGCCTTAGTTCTGCCACTTTAATAAGCCAGAGCTCACTTGAAGAGAGAACTTTACCGTGTACATTTCATGGTCTTCATGAAGGTAACTGTGCACCACAGAGGACACTCCAGGCAGAGATCTTAAGCAAAGCAGATGATTTAATCATCTCACAGCAGCAATACAATAGTGACCATTCACATTCTTCACCCCAAGGAAGCCATTATGACAGCGAGCATGTTCCCTCTCCTTACAGTGACCAAATTACATCCCCACATGCCACCTCCTATTCTGCTGACAGTTTGTCTGCTACCTTTTCTTCAGATGTACCTATTATTACACAGCACTTACTAACCACCCAGCTGGATATGCCTCTCAGTGCAGTGGTGAACCGAACTCACTGGGGAAATCTACCTGTCAATCTTAATGATCCATCAGGTTTTAGTGCATTCATCACTTCTGATGGACACCTGCTTTCAACATCTTTGTGTACCCCTCTTGCTACTTCTCATTTAGAGACAACACAGCCTACCTTCTCCACTGTGACCCCCAATAGCTCTAATATGCTTCCAGGGTTGCCGCAGACCAGCTTTAGTGGCCTAAGCCCCCCAGCTTCTGAACTCATGGACTCTGCATCCCTCAAACACCAGCTCCCTCAGTTCATTGCAGCATTTGGCCATCAGCTGACCTCTCACAGTGGCATCCCCAAAGACCTTCAACCCAGCCATAGTTGCGTTGCTCCTCCCACAGGATTTTCTGTAACAGGTGCCACAGCTACAACTACCACCAACGCTTCCTCCTCATTTGCAGGTCCTAACTAA
- the ino80d.S gene encoding INO80 complex subunit D-like isoform X2 — translation MYEGKHIHFSEVDNKPLCSYSPKLCKQRRLNGYAFCIRHVLEDKTAPFKQCEYVAKYNSQRCTNPIPKSEDRRYCNSHLQVLGFIPKKERKKKNDTLEDVKAKHQMETMAFSLTVPPLALKMPNGLDGMNLSPPGARLPIHYLETDLEDPFGFEEEEEELKKGASVKKKLQSKLAQNRQRLRETEIVNVHQEHFSPHPAPSPLQSPSLLEQHTLVQPISTLPKPTGLPQNLVCKSPQPLNTSQPVQGASTVTHTVAQTRQQSSKKPFPVLPPITELPRTHSIQLAATALPAYSSYVSRLQRLVKLCTRKQQLDTDLFPHFGLDWSEDSGEEQDSDQSSPYRTAWSYRERFRYDCKKLDIEEAHSRSSRIAQLCTYFQQKYKHLCRLERAESCQKKYRHTFRRALQQAALRKPETTGQLLQELSRTTCIRTRPFQPELRGTEVTLCSATISNGACRNRTLPYTRNCFQHILSNSSQQLFSSCTAKFADGQQCSVPVFDITHQTPLCEEHAKKMDNFLRGDNSRKVQHQQQRKPRKKTKPPALTKKNKKKRRRGPRRPQKPIPPAVPQGNLCMPSSLSLPVEVSSIRSPSTPDLSTEELPDDITNEITDIPHDLELNQEDFSDVLPRLPDDLQDFDFFEGKNGDLLPTTEEAEELERALQAVTSLECLSSIAVLTQADNSTVQDLSDRGISVFSTGSGGSVIQSLSREDHTDLGDLLNGRIGHDNFSSLELDENLLGSTTLSCPSATLTGRIQGQFSSPANVGLSSATLISQSSLEERTLPCTFHGLHEGNCAPQRTLQAEILSKADDLIISQQQYNSDHSHSSPQGSHYDSEHVPSPYSDQITSPHATSYSADSLSATFSSDVPIITQHLLTTQLDMPLSAVVNRTHWGNLPVNLNDPSGFSAFITSDGHLLSTSLCTPLATSHLETTQPTFSTVTPNSSNMLPGLPQTSFSGLSPPASELMDSASLKHQLPQFIAAFGHQLTSHSGIPKDLQPSHSCVAPPTGFSVTGATATTTTNASSSFAGPN, via the exons GTACTGCAATAGCCATCTACAGGTTCTCGGATTTAttccaaaaaaggaaaggaagaaaaagaacgATACGCTGGAAGATGTAAAGGCCAAGCATCAGATGGAAACTATGGCTTTTAGCCTTACGGTGCCCCCCTTGGCATTAAAGATGCCTAATGGACTTGATGGCATGAATCTCTCTCCCCCAGGGGCCAGACTTCCAATTCACTACTTAGAAACTGACTTGGAAGATCCTTTTGGTtttgaggaagaggaggaagagctAAAGAAAGGGGCATCTGTGAAGAAAAAGCTCCAGAGCAAATTGGCTCAAAACCGCCAGCGCCTAAGAGAGACGGAAATTGTAAATGTTCATCAAGAGCACTTTAGCCCTCATCCTGCACCTTCTCCACTTCAATCTCCAtctttgctggagcagcacacaCTTGTACAGCCAATTTCAACATTGCCGAAACCCACTGGGTTACCACAGAATCTGGTCTGCAAGTCACCTCAACCTCTGAACACCAGCCAACCAGTACAGGGAGCATCGACTGTCACACACACAGTAGCACAAACAAGGCAACAGTCTAGCAAGAAACCTTTTCCTGTCTTACCTCCCATTACAGAATTGCCACGGACTCACAGCATCCAGTTGGCAGCCACAGCCTTACCAGCTTACTCCTCTTATGTGAGCCGACTGCAGAGACTAGTAAAACTGTGCACACGAAAGCAGCAGCTGGATACTGATTTGTTCCCACATTTTG GTCTGGACTGGTCAGAAGACAGTGGAGAAGAGCAGGACAGTGACCAATCATCCCCATACCGCACTGCATGGTCATATAGAGAGCGTTTTCGATATGACTGCAAAAA GCTGGATATTGAAGAAGCGCACAGTAGGAGCTCCAGGATTGCACAACTTTGCACTTACTTTCAGCAAAAATACAAGCACCTCTGCCGTCTGGAGCGAGCAGAATCCTGTCAGAAAAAATACAGACACACATTCCGGAGAGCCTTACAGCAGGCTGCCCTCAGAAAGCCGGAGACCACAGGGCAGCTGCTTCAGGAACTGAGTAGAACCACATGCATAAGGACCAG GCCATTTCAACCGGAGCTGAGAGGGACAGAAGTAACACTCTGCAGTGCAACTATAAGCAACGGGGCATGTAGGAACAGAACCCTCCCTTATACGCGCAACTGCTTTCAAC ATATCTTGTCCAACAGCTCCCAGCAGCTTTTCTCTAGTTGCACAGCAAAGTTTGCAGATGGCCAGCAATGTTCTGTGCCTGTTTTTGATATTACACATCAGACTCCTTTGTGTGAAGAACATGCCAAGAAAATG GATAACTTCTTGCGAGGGGACAATTCGCGTAAGGTTCAGCACCAGCAACAAAGGAAACCCAGGAAAAAGACCAAACCCCCTGCACTtaccaaaaaaaacaagaagaaaaggaGGCGAGGTCCACGACGGCCTCAGAAACCTATTCCACCTGCTGTGCCCCAGGGCAATCTATGTATGCCCAGCAGCCTTTCACTGCCAGTGGAAGTCTCCAGTATAAG GAGTCCTTCCACACCAGACCTGAGCACAGAAGAGCtgcctgatgacatcactaatgaGATTACTGACATTCCCCATGACTTAGAACTCAATCAGGAGGACTTCTCAGATGTTCTGCCACGTCTGCCTGATGATTTACAAGATTTTGACTTCTTCGAAG GTAAGAATGGCGATCTTCTTCCTACTACAGAAGAAGCTGAAGAGTTGGAGAGGGCCCTGCAAGCAGTTACATCTCTGGAATGCTTAAGCTCAATAGCAGTACTAACTCAAGCTGACAATTCAACTGTCCAAGACCTGTCAGATCGTGGGATATCGGTGTTCTCAACAGGTTCTGGTGGTTCAGTAATACAATCCTTGAGTCGAGAAGATCACACAGACCTTGGGGATCTACTCAATGGGCGTATAGGTCATGATAACTTCAGCAGTCTCGAACTGGACGAGAACCTACTTGGTTCCACTACCTTATCCTGCCCATCGGCAACCCTGACTGGACGTATTCAGGGGCAGTTCTCATCACCTGCCAATGTTGGCCTTAGTTCTGCCACTTTAATAAGCCAGAGCTCACTTGAAGAGAGAACTTTACCGTGTACATTTCATGGTCTTCATGAAGGTAACTGTGCACCACAGAGGACACTCCAGGCAGAGATCTTAAGCAAAGCAGATGATTTAATCATCTCACAGCAGCAATACAATAGTGACCATTCACATTCTTCACCCCAAGGAAGCCATTATGACAGCGAGCATGTTCCCTCTCCTTACAGTGACCAAATTACATCCCCACATGCCACCTCCTATTCTGCTGACAGTTTGTCTGCTACCTTTTCTTCAGATGTACCTATTATTACACAGCACTTACTAACCACCCAGCTGGATATGCCTCTCAGTGCAGTGGTGAACCGAACTCACTGGGGAAATCTACCTGTCAATCTTAATGATCCATCAGGTTTTAGTGCATTCATCACTTCTGATGGACACCTGCTTTCAACATCTTTGTGTACCCCTCTTGCTACTTCTCATTTAGAGACAACACAGCCTACCTTCTCCACTGTGACCCCCAATAGCTCTAATATGCTTCCAGGGTTGCCGCAGACCAGCTTTAGTGGCCTAAGCCCCCCAGCTTCTGAACTCATGGACTCTGCATCCCTCAAACACCAGCTCCCTCAGTTCATTGCAGCATTTGGCCATCAGCTGACCTCTCACAGTGGCATCCCCAAAGACCTTCAACCCAGCCATAGTTGCGTTGCTCCTCCCACAGGATTTTCTGTAACAGGTGCCACAGCTACAACTACCACCAACGCTTCCTCCTCATTTGCAGGTCCTAACTAA